GAGAGGTTCCCACGCTTGCGGCGGGTGTCGATGTCGCCGTGGGCGAACGTGGAGGCAATGGCAGAGCGTCTGGGCAATCGCTACATCTTCTCCTGGAAGCCTCATCCGGGTGTGCTGGCGGCGGATACCTTCGACGAGGACTTGGTGCGGCAAACGCTGCGGCGGGGGTTGCGGGCCTTGACGAAGAACGACTGCCGCGTGGAGATTATCATGAAGGACTGTCACACCATTCGCCATGACCCTCAGCGGGTGATTCGGTGGGTTCAGATTGCGAAGGAGGAGGCAGAGGCGATATGACGCGGTGGCTATTCGTCCTGACCCTGTGTCTTCTCCCCGCTTTTGCTACACCGAGCGGGGAGCCTCAGATGCGGGCTATCTGGGTGGACGGCTTCAACGAGGGCATCAAGACGCCGGAGCAGGTGGATACTTTGCTGGCGCGGGTGCGTCAGGCGGGACTGAACGCAGTGGTGGTACAGGTGCGCAAGAGCGCAGACGCCTACTACAACTCACACTACGAACCACGCGCATCGGACATCGCGGAGGGATTTGACCCTCTGGCGTATCTTATTCAGAAAGCGCACGGGGTAAAACCATATATACAGGTGCATACCTGGCTCAATACCTGTGCGGTAGGTAGGAACCGGCACCCGCGCTCTCTACAGAGCCGTTTCCCCAATTACCTCTCGCTCAGCGACATGGGCGAAGACTACGACGGCGAAGCCACCAAGATAGACCCTGGGCACCCGGGCGCGGCGGACTGGACTTTCCGCACTTATCTGGATGTCATCCGCCATTATGACGTGGACGGCATCCATTTCGATTTCGTGCGCTACGGCGGCGAGCGGTGGGGATACAATCCCGTCAGCGTGCAACGCTATAACGAGCGCCGCGGCAGACCGGAAGGCTTTCCCTTCTTTAAGAGCGAGCGGTTCAAGCAGTGGCGGCGCGATCAGGTCACCGCGCTGGTGCGCAAGACCTACCTGTACGCCTGGACGGTGAACCCGAAGGTGCTGGTATCGGCGGCGACCATCACATGGGGCAACGGTCCGGAGACCGACGATGCATGGACCCGAGCAGCAGCATATTCGCGCGTGTATCAGGATTGGCGCGGCTGGATGGAGGAGGGCATTCTGGACTGGAACATCCCCATGTGTTACTACAACGAGCAGAAACACGCCCGCTGGCTGGACAACTGGATGCGCTTTGTGAAAGACCATCAGTATCGCCATTACGCGGCGGTTGGGCTGGGAAACTTCTTAAACCCAATCGAGGACACCCTGAAGCAGCTGCAGCGCGTGTGGGAACCGACGCCGCGTGGCAACAAACCGCGTGGCGTTTGCTTCTATTCCTACGCCACTACCAACACCGACGCCGAAGGCAAAGAGCAAAAACACAATCCTGCCTTCTATGAGGCACTGGGCAAAGCTTTCGGAGGCTGGGTACCGGTGCCCCCCGCGATGTGGAAGGAGAAACCCGTCAACGGGCACATCAAGGGTACTATCCTTCATGCGGACACCCTGGACCCCGCCGATCACACGCTGGTCGTCTTGAAGGGTATGGGGCAGGAGCGCGAGCAGTACGTGGACGGCACGGGGTTCTTCGGCTTTGTGCACCTGCCGCCTGGAGAGTACAGGCTGACAGTACAGCCGCGTGGGGCGAAGGCGTTGACACTGAAAGTGAAGGTAGAGGCAGGCAAGGTGACCACTTGCAACCTGCTGCTGGGTGATACCGTCGCGACGCGGGCGAAGAGTCCGGCGGAACTTTCGCGCCTGCCGGAAGGCACACAGGTATTGCTCACGGAGTGGGCGGTGACCTCCGGTATGCCGGGAACCACCGGCGACTTCCAACTGGGTGAAGTGACCGTGCGGATACCGGGCGAGCTGCCGTTGCCGTTTCTGGCTGGCGACGTCGTGACCGTGATGGGAACGCTCCGCCGCGAGAACGGGCAGGTAGTGATTGATGGCGCGAAGGCGGTGCTGGTAGATATGCTCCCGAGGAGGTAGACAATGATAGGCTGGCACCTCGCTAGGATACATGCTGAGCGGCGTACTGCACTGGGCAACGGCGGGTTGTTGATTTACTTTGATAACGCATCCTCGCCCGCCGTTAGGTGATTTTTCGCAGACGGCTGTGGGGGCAGGCTAAGCATCTCAGCAGCCTGCTCGTGGAGAAGGTACCTGAATCGTATAACTGTTACTTTCCGCAAGTCCACCCGTGTGTACCTGCGCAACGATACCCCTTACGATATGGCGAATTACAGCTTCGTGGAGTATGAGCTCGCGCCAAATCTGGAGCAGGTAGCGGTGTCGGCACAAACTGCCTTCGCTCAAACCCCACCAGCCTATGCGTTTGGATGAGCGACCGGTGGATGAGCAGCTGGTGGGGCAAAACGACGGGTTTGTCTCCTGAGGGTGTGCGCACGCCTTGAGGGGGCAAGAAGATATCGTTGGGGCTGGAAAGGGTTGCGACGCCGTGGACATAGCGTACCGCAACATCCGTTCGCAGGCGCATCGTGAAGTGACTGGCAACGAAAATCGGTTGCTGGGCGCGTTCGGGCAAAATCAATGCGATGCCTTCGTGGAATCCTTCCCGCCAAACGTATGCGCCATGAAAGTGGTCGGGCACACTCAGCCAAAGCAGTGGCTGGTCGGCAGGCGCATTCTGCAGCGACAACACGCTACTGCGCGCCAGTTCGCCTGCGGTGCGCCATGCCACTGCCTGTCGAACCGTGCCGCCAAAGTACGCTATTAGCAGAACCAGTGCTGCTCATTCCCTATCTGTATGCCTGGCTTTAGCAGTGTAAGCCACGCACCCACCCCCACTGCTATAAACGCCGACGCCAGATAGGTATAGCGGCTATTCAGAAAATAGAAAGGAGATGGCTTGAAAATCAAAACAGGCAGCATCGACAGCAATACAGACCCCAGCAGCAGACGCCAATCGATGGCGGGGCGTCGGGAAAAGAGTGCCGTGCGCGCCGCCAGCACCAATGCCGTTATACCAGTTGCCCACACACCCCAAAGCAGCGTATCCCACAGGTCGCGCCCCAACCCGTACAGCATTGCAGGCATCCCCATCTGAAATAAGTACGCAACGAGATTGAGCCCCAGCCACCAGGGGCGTCTTAAGGTCTCCCACGCCTCGGGATACGCACCCGTTCCTCCCACCACAAGCGTACGCCATACATAGTACACCAGTAATACTCCCCAAAATGGCGCTGTTCATCGCCCCGCACGCGCCACGCCGAGCGTACGCAGCCAGAGCCACACAATGAACGGAAAGGTCAGCAATGATTCTTTGCAAAATAGCCCTGCGGCAGAACATCCCAGCGCGCCCAAGTAGCTCGTCACCTCACCCCGCTGCTGGAAGCGCATCAGCAGC
This sequence is a window from Bacillota bacterium. Protein-coding genes within it:
- a CDS encoding family 10 glycosylhydrolase is translated as MTRWLFVLTLCLLPAFATPSGEPQMRAIWVDGFNEGIKTPEQVDTLLARVRQAGLNAVVVQVRKSADAYYNSHYEPRASDIAEGFDPLAYLIQKAHGVKPYIQVHTWLNTCAVGRNRHPRSLQSRFPNYLSLSDMGEDYDGEATKIDPGHPGAADWTFRTYLDVIRHYDVDGIHFDFVRYGGERWGYNPVSVQRYNERRGRPEGFPFFKSERFKQWRRDQVTALVRKTYLYAWTVNPKVLVSAATITWGNGPETDDAWTRAAAYSRVYQDWRGWMEEGILDWNIPMCYYNEQKHARWLDNWMRFVKDHQYRHYAAVGLGNFLNPIEDTLKQLQRVWEPTPRGNKPRGVCFYSYATTNTDAEGKEQKHNPAFYEALGKAFGGWVPVPPAMWKEKPVNGHIKGTILHADTLDPADHTLVVLKGMGQEREQYVDGTGFFGFVHLPPGEYRLTVQPRGAKALTLKVKVEAGKVTTCNLLLGDTVATRAKSPAELSRLPEGTQVLLTEWAVTSGMPGTTGDFQLGEVTVRIPGELPLPFLAGDVVTVMGTLRRENGQVVIDGAKAVLVDMLPRR